ATGTGGATGATGAGTATTGACCCTCATTGGTTCTCTACTATTTATTCAATATACAACTTTGCCATACTTTGGGTATGTGGTATCGCCACCATTTGTATGTTTGTATTGTTCCTTAAAGGTCGTGGTTATTTAAAAATTGTTACTGAAGAACATTTACATGATTTGGGTAAATTCATGTTCGCATTCTCTATCTTTTGGACTTATATATGGGTATCGCAATACCTATTGATATGGTATGCCAACTTACCTGAGGAGTCTATATATTATGTCGAACGTAAAGGGGAGCATTTTGGTTTTCAGTTTTGGTTTAATTTGATTATCAATTTTGCAGCACCACTATTGATTTTAATGACCAAAAATTCTAAACGCAAACGCAATACGCTTATCACCGCAGGTGCGATTATCCTCTGTGGGCATTGGAATGATTTATATTTAATGGTAATGCCTAATGTGGCTGGAGAACAAGCTACTATAGGCCTTATGGAAATAGGAACTACCATATTCTTCTTTGGTATTTTTATATATGTTACCCTTGCTTCATTGGCCAAGCAATCGCTCATTGCTGTGGGACATCCATACATCGAAGAAAGTGCACGTCATGAGATCAATCCTTAGTTAGAATCGAAAAACAATATTTAGAAAGCCTGCTTAAATAAGTGGGCTTTTTTATTATACCAAAACTCAATATATAATAGTCC
This DNA window, taken from Bacteroidota bacterium, encodes the following:
- a CDS encoding quinol:cytochrome C oxidoreductase, yielding MEHHHIEITEERFDFNSKTKNFVFMLIGLGLICTLAGVLMLKGEAGNIMEKRFWGSMLLAGYYTTLISLCGTVFIGINYLSNAGWSAAIKRIPEAMGQYLPIGVLTLLIIFFVGREHVFEWSIPEIMNNDSLLQGKSSFLNTTFFVGGSILFFGLYYFFTRYFRRLSIREDKEKGTKIFHTNRRVAGGFMAIFGFTFPVISWMWMMSIDPHWFSTIYSIYNFAILWVCGIATICMFVLFLKGRGYLKIVTEEHLHDLGKFMFAFSIFWTYIWVSQYLLIWYANLPEESIYYVERKGEHFGFQFWFNLIINFAAPLLILMTKNSKRKRNTLITAGAIILCGHWNDLYLMVMPNVAGEQATIGLMEIGTTIFFFGIFIYVTLASLAKQSLIAVGHPYIEESARHEINP